One Euwallacea similis isolate ESF13 chromosome 26, ESF131.1, whole genome shotgun sequence genomic window carries:
- the LOC136417166 gene encoding uncharacterized protein, protein MGVTWGSLWGRNPPRREGCHSWCSRAVCGGGRTEEKTRYREGRGEEQGGDPSCSGDGIPESEETGGAGSGGKRGNAPLLSGRDWGEWAKSATSKEEEAICVTREEEMTYRDALKRGEVLLTVPKGGKGERLRDLLIKELGGGVYGGDWAAGGLPSVLPGWSDHRGGGGRGGSDRGGSGAGAATAAEPPTQLQELPNGHHPSGGRGSSKRAEGDGPPGRHLAMSTEKETGHWALLPMLRRGPQGGGMQGGGPLAALREVRAGGPKATNCRAERYCPLCKKGGIAPGDLGASPSPRENARLMGSPRPKGNPYGWGRDPGDPDEEAETDGGLHPQDGAGGGRLPIYQLPAVSGGRWRGRRRRKDGERLGVDTGECA, encoded by the exons TTCCTGGTGCAGTCGTGCCGTCTGTGGAGGGGGGAGGACTGAGGAGAAGACACG ATACCGTGAGGGAAGAGGGGAGGAGCAGGGTGGTGATCCCTCATGTTCAGGGGACGGAATCCCTGAAAGTGAGGAAACTGGGGGAGCTGGCAGCGGAGGGAAGCGGGGTAATGCTCCGCTTCTATCTGGCCGGGACTGGGGGGAGTGGGCGAAGAGTGCCACCTCAAAGGAGGAGGAGGCCATCTGCGTGACTAGGGAGGAGGAGATGACCTATCGGGATGCCCTGAAAAGG GGCGAAGTCCTACTGACCGTGCCCAAGGGGGGGAAGGGGGAAAGGCTGAGGGACCTTCTCATCAAGGAACTGGGAGGGGGCGTGTACGGGGGGGACTGGGCGGCCGGTGGCCTTCCTAGCGTACTGCCTGGATGGAGTGACCACAGGGGAGGAGGTGGTAGGGGCGGTAGCGACCGCGGCGGGAGTGGAGCAGGGGCGGCTACGGCTGCTGAGCCTCCGACTCAGCTTCAGGAGCTGCCAAACGGCCACCATCCTAGTGGAGGCCGAGGCAGCAGCAAGCGTGCGGAGGGTGACGGACCTCCGGGTCGGCATCTCGCAATGTCGACTGAGAAAGAGACGGGACACTGGGCGCTGCTTCCGATGCTGAGAAGGGGGCCACAGGGCGGGGGAATGCAAGGGGGAGGACCGCTCGCAGCTCTGCGCGAGGTGCGCGCAGGGGGGCCCAAGGCCACCAACTGTAGAGCGGAGCGATACTGCCCCCTGTGCAAAAAGGGGGGGATAGCGCCGGGGGACCTGGGTGCGAGCCCAAGCCCAAGGGAGAATGCAAGGCTAATGGGGAGCCCAAGGCCAAAGGGGAACCCATATGGATGGGGAAGGGATCCAGGAGACCCCGATGAAGAGGCAGAGACCGATGGCGGCCTCCACCCCCAGGACGGAGCAGGAGGGGGACGACTCCCCATCTACCAGCTTCCTGCGGTCTCTGGTGGGAGATGGAGAGGGAGGCGCCGCAGAAAGGACGGGGAAAGACTAGGAGTGGATACGGGTGAGTGTGCGTGA